From the genome of Verrucomicrobiia bacterium, one region includes:
- a CDS encoding DMT family transporter, with protein MTKSPTATANRRHRQAIIMLLVATLFWGLSFPVVKALSMEQLQLVPEVSTWFYALIIALYRFALAGLLLAVWLHRQLRKLTRLEVEQGCWLAIFGGGGIIFQMDGLSHTEASVSAFLTELYAAFIPLWVAVTHRRWPPVKVILSVVLVLAGLAVLSGLDFHSFKLGRGEIETIIGSFFFGGQILLLEHRRYARNDTLRFSVVMFLALALLCVPGVWLTMPGAEACWRAFASPTALGFLAVLVIICTLGGYLFMNRWQPDVTATEAGLIYCLEPVVASAMALFLPGWFSAWSGLDYPNETLTARLLIGGGLVTAANMILQKRNENPARAASG; from the coding sequence GTGACCAAGTCCCCAACCGCCACGGCGAATCGCCGCCATCGTCAAGCCATCATCATGTTGCTGGTGGCGACGCTTTTTTGGGGACTCAGTTTTCCCGTCGTCAAGGCGCTTTCCATGGAGCAACTTCAGCTCGTGCCGGAAGTCAGCACCTGGTTTTACGCGCTGATTATTGCGCTGTATCGTTTCGCGCTGGCCGGACTGTTGCTGGCGGTATGGCTCCATCGCCAACTGCGAAAACTCACGCGATTGGAAGTGGAGCAGGGCTGTTGGCTCGCGATCTTTGGCGGTGGCGGGATCATATTCCAAATGGATGGATTGTCCCACACGGAGGCGTCGGTCTCGGCTTTTCTGACGGAGCTTTACGCGGCGTTCATTCCCCTTTGGGTCGCCGTGACGCACCGACGCTGGCCGCCCGTGAAAGTCATTCTCAGTGTCGTTTTGGTGCTGGCGGGGCTGGCGGTTTTATCCGGACTCGATTTCCACTCCTTCAAGCTGGGGCGCGGCGAAATTGAAACGATCATTGGCTCGTTCTTCTTTGGCGGGCAAATCCTTCTGCTTGAACACCGGCGCTACGCGCGCAACGACACACTCCGCTTTTCGGTTGTCATGTTCCTCGCGCTCGCGTTGCTTTGTGTGCCGGGGGTTTGGCTGACGATGCCGGGAGCCGAAGCCTGCTGGCGCGCTTTTGCCTCGCCAACCGCGCTGGGATTTTTGGCGGTGCTGGTGATCATCTGCACGCTGGGCGGCTATTTATTTATGAACCGCTGGCAGCCGGACGTGACCGCCACTGAAGCCGGTTTGATTTATTGCCTCGAACCAGTGGTGGCCAGCGCCATGGCCTTGTTTCTTCCAGGTTGGTTTTCCGCCTGGAGCGGTTTGGATTATCCCAACGAAACCTTGACCGCGCGATTGCTCATTGGTGGCGGTCTGGTTACCGCGGCCAACATGATCCTGCAAAAACGCAATGAAAATCCGGCACGCGCGGCCTCAGGCTGA
- a CDS encoding endonuclease/exonuclease/phosphatase family protein: MNNCFPPQSIFKMQNINSLRWQPVFSISLLALCAGLCGCAQTTPPVKPITFRVMTYNIHHGEGLDEKVDTARIAELIKQQGADLVALQEVDKGVRRTAGRDLTAELAAHTGLTGVFSNNFYFQGGEYGNAVLSRFPIKRWTNHHYQMLHPGEQRGLLELELDIHGRKVVFMCTHIDYRSDDSERWQNVSEIETWTEKQSDAPTILCGDFNSLPEGRVYERLTKTFHDTWATIGTGDGFSFPSRKPNRRIDYIWFTQPQKVQPLKIWLPQSEASDHLPLVTEFQLR; this comes from the coding sequence ATGAATAATTGTTTTCCGCCGCAGTCAATTTTCAAGATGCAGAACATCAATTCACTTCGCTGGCAACCGGTCTTCTCCATTTCGCTCCTGGCGCTCTGTGCCGGGTTATGCGGCTGCGCGCAAACGACTCCACCGGTTAAACCGATCACTTTCCGCGTGATGACCTATAACATCCACCACGGCGAAGGCTTGGATGAAAAGGTGGATACGGCGCGCATCGCGGAATTGATCAAACAACAGGGCGCGGACCTCGTGGCGTTGCAGGAAGTGGACAAGGGCGTGCGCCGCACGGCGGGTCGGGATTTGACTGCCGAGCTGGCCGCGCACACCGGTCTGACCGGTGTGTTCAGCAACAATTTTTATTTCCAAGGCGGCGAATACGGCAACGCGGTGTTGAGCCGTTTCCCCATCAAACGCTGGACCAATCATCACTATCAAATGCTCCACCCCGGCGAACAGCGCGGCCTGCTGGAACTCGAACTGGACATCCACGGGCGCAAAGTGGTGTTCATGTGTACGCACATTGATTATCGCTCCGACGATAGCGAACGCTGGCAAAACGTAAGCGAGATCGAAACGTGGACCGAGAAACAATCCGACGCGCCCACCATCCTGTGTGGCGATTTCAACAGTCTGCCCGAAGGCCGGGTTTACGAGCGATTGACCAAAACGTTCCACGACACCTGGGCCACCATCGGCACTGGCGACGGTTTCAGTTTTCCATCCCGAAAACCTAACCGACGCATTGACTACATCTGGTTCACGCAACCGCAGAAGGTGCAGCCACTCAAAATCTGGCTGCCACAATCAGAGGCGTCCGATCACCTGCCGCTCGTGACGGAATTTCAATTGCGCTGA
- a CDS encoding 1-acyl-sn-glycerol-3-phosphate acyltransferase → MKLKLRFGLRATWFAAELTLFFLVYFCRWLGAGGRLTLAERSRWLQWCCRRSLRVFAVQTTVVGTPPATGLLICNHLSYVDVLVLSALTPAVFISKAEVRHWPVFGWCARLGGTLFVDRTRRGDVRRVNERLESVLASGSVVVLFPEGTSWNGREVLPFKSSLLEPIVALQRPLWIGYLRYVLSDGDASAEVCFWGETSFLPHLLNLMTKRHIQAEVRFAPITNPATDRKILARQLHEAVVALGSGG, encoded by the coding sequence ATGAAGCTCAAACTGCGGTTCGGGTTGCGGGCGACATGGTTTGCCGCCGAGTTGACGCTATTCTTTCTGGTTTATTTTTGTCGCTGGCTTGGCGCTGGTGGACGGCTGACCCTGGCGGAGCGCTCGCGTTGGTTGCAGTGGTGTTGTCGCCGCAGCTTGCGGGTTTTCGCCGTGCAGACCACGGTTGTCGGAACGCCGCCCGCCACCGGTTTGTTGATCTGCAATCACCTCAGCTACGTGGACGTCCTGGTGTTGAGCGCGTTGACGCCCGCAGTGTTCATCTCCAAAGCGGAGGTGCGGCACTGGCCCGTGTTCGGCTGGTGCGCGCGTCTGGGAGGCACGTTGTTTGTGGATCGTACCCGTCGCGGCGATGTGCGCCGGGTGAACGAGCGGCTCGAATCCGTTCTCGCCAGCGGGAGCGTGGTGGTGCTTTTTCCCGAAGGCACGAGCTGGAACGGTCGGGAAGTGTTGCCATTCAAATCTTCATTACTGGAGCCGATCGTAGCGCTGCAACGGCCGCTTTGGATTGGGTATCTTCGTTATGTTTTGTCTGATGGCGATGCCAGCGCGGAAGTTTGCTTTTGGGGCGAAACCAGTTTTCTGCCGCATCTTTTGAACTTGATGACGAAGCGGCACATTCAGGCCGAAGTGCGGTTTGCCCCCATCACCAATCCGGCAACGGATCGCAAAATTTTGGCCCGACAACTCCATGAGGCGGTGGTGGCACTGGGGAGCGGCGGTTGA
- a CDS encoding TIGR03663 family protein, giving the protein MKQWSALALLLAVAGALILRTSDLGNRPLHNDEAINATKLAVLYELGEYQYDPHEFHGPSLYYFSLPFIALSGVANSNADFATPPQDPTTGEFREAHAAAIAKTNFTDAQLRLVAVGFGVALLLLVLLLRDGLGDVATAWSAWFLAVSPAFVFYSRYFIHEMLLVFFTLATLAAGWRYWRTPRPIWAALTGASLGLMIATKETFVLTVAAMGFSVVAAAFWNRWRLGRVESASTTRGVLPAKALRLNIPTSHLVLAGVLTGSVWLLFFTSFFTNSAGLLDSLRTYQPWLQRAGGASPHIQPWWFYFERLLWFHPTKSPPWTEAALLLLALIGMVAGFGGNRARVAVPSLVRFLSFFTLALTAIYTVIGYKTPWCALNFWLGVILLAGVGAAVLIASVRGMINRLLMNLLLGAATLHLGVQAWLLTHQFTADRRNPYTYAQTSPHERELTARIKAIAHVSPDGPAMAMKVISPDSYWPLPWTLRELTQMGWYEQLPEDPYAPVVLCSARLGAALDDRSNKRWIMTGLYELRPGFFLELYVERGLWEKFVATLPRDAD; this is encoded by the coding sequence ATGAAGCAATGGAGCGCTCTGGCTTTACTGTTGGCAGTGGCTGGCGCGCTCATTTTGCGTACTTCCGATCTGGGCAACCGCCCGTTGCACAACGATGAGGCGATCAACGCCACTAAGCTCGCGGTGTTGTATGAGCTGGGCGAGTATCAATACGACCCCCACGAATTCCACGGCCCGTCGCTCTACTATTTTTCGCTGCCCTTCATCGCGCTGAGCGGCGTCGCCAACTCCAACGCTGACTTCGCCACGCCGCCGCAAGACCCCACGACTGGCGAGTTCCGGGAAGCTCACGCTGCCGCCATCGCCAAAACGAATTTTACCGACGCACAACTGCGTCTGGTCGCGGTTGGCTTTGGGGTGGCGCTGCTGCTGCTGGTGTTGCTGCTTCGGGATGGTCTGGGAGACGTGGCGACGGCGTGGTCCGCCTGGTTCCTGGCGGTTTCGCCGGCGTTTGTTTTTTATAGTCGCTACTTCATCCACGAAATGCTGCTGGTGTTTTTCACGCTCGCAACCCTGGCCGCCGGCTGGCGCTATTGGCGAACGCCCCGACCGATTTGGGCGGCTCTGACGGGGGCGAGTTTGGGACTAATGATCGCCACCAAGGAGACCTTTGTGCTGACGGTGGCGGCAATGGGTTTCAGTGTGGTTGCCGCGGCGTTTTGGAACCGATGGCGACTTGGTCGCGTCGAGTCTGCCAGCACGACCCGTGGGGTGCTGCCGGCAAAAGCATTGCGGTTGAACATTCCAACTTCGCATCTGGTGCTTGCCGGTGTTTTGACCGGGAGCGTCTGGCTGCTTTTCTTTACGTCGTTTTTCACCAACAGCGCCGGACTGCTGGATTCATTGCGCACGTACCAGCCGTGGTTGCAGCGCGCTGGTGGCGCTTCGCCGCACATTCAACCGTGGTGGTTTTATTTTGAACGCCTGCTCTGGTTTCATCCCACCAAGAGTCCGCCTTGGACCGAAGCGGCATTGCTCCTGTTGGCACTGATCGGAATGGTCGCGGGCTTCGGCGGCAATCGCGCGCGTGTTGCTGTCCCGTCCTTGGTGCGATTTCTCAGTTTCTTCACCCTCGCGTTGACGGCGATCTATACGGTCATCGGTTACAAAACGCCATGGTGCGCGCTCAACTTTTGGTTGGGCGTGATCTTGTTGGCCGGAGTGGGCGCAGCCGTGCTGATCGCTTCGGTGCGCGGCATGATCAATCGCCTGTTGATGAATCTCTTATTGGGCGCGGCGACTTTGCATCTGGGCGTGCAAGCGTGGTTGCTGACACACCAGTTCACGGCGGATCGGCGCAATCCTTACACTTACGCGCAAACTTCGCCGCATGAACGGGAACTCACGGCGCGGATCAAAGCTATCGCGCACGTCTCTCCGGACGGACCGGCGATGGCGATGAAGGTCATTTCCCCGGACAGCTATTGGCCGTTGCCGTGGACCTTGCGCGAACTGACGCAGATGGGCTGGTATGAACAACTGCCCGAAGATCCTTACGCGCCGGTGGTACTTTGCTCGGCGCGTTTGGGGGCGGCGCTCGACGACCGATCCAATAAACGCTGGATCATGACCGGACTGTACGAATTGCGGCCCGGTTTCTTTCTGGAACTTTACGTGGAACGCGGCTTGTGGGAGAAATTTGTAGCCACGTTGCCGCGGGATGCGGATTAA
- a CDS encoding discoidin domain-containing protein, with protein sequence MKMKGGKFFVGVCGAGLLALALTTTSVAQDKEALKLKFPAPTLKGTPDELPTGGNIEPNSDQPPAPLQVVKGTENVAFGKEVTSSVRPFTGELSQITDGKKEAFDYDTVEMRKGTQWVQVDLGKPYKIEAIAMWHDHRYIQVEHDVILQVSNDPEFKTGVTTLFNNDTDNSSGQGVGADREYFERHYGKVVDAKGIEARYVRGYTRGSHISPLNCWQEIEVYAVPNQ encoded by the coding sequence ATGAAGATGAAGGGTGGAAAATTTTTTGTTGGTGTTTGTGGCGCCGGGTTGCTGGCCTTGGCGTTAACCACAACCTCCGTGGCGCAGGACAAGGAAGCGCTCAAACTGAAGTTCCCCGCGCCGACCTTGAAAGGCACGCCGGATGAATTGCCGACCGGCGGCAATATCGAACCCAACTCCGACCAGCCACCCGCACCGCTGCAGGTGGTGAAAGGTACGGAGAACGTGGCGTTCGGCAAAGAGGTCACGAGCAGCGTCCGTCCGTTCACGGGCGAATTGAGCCAGATCACCGACGGCAAAAAGGAGGCGTTTGATTATGACACGGTGGAGATGCGCAAAGGCACGCAATGGGTGCAGGTGGACCTCGGCAAACCTTACAAGATCGAAGCGATCGCCATGTGGCACGATCATCGTTACATCCAGGTGGAGCATGACGTGATTTTGCAAGTTTCCAACGACCCCGAATTCAAGACGGGAGTGACCACACTGTTCAACAACGACACGGATAATTCGTCAGGGCAGGGCGTCGGCGCGGATCGGGAATACTTTGAACGTCATTACGGCAAGGTGGTGGACGCGAAAGGCATCGAAGCCCGTTACGTGCGGGGTTACACGCGCGGCAGCCATATCAGTCCGTTGAATTGCTGGCAGGAAATTGAAGTTTACGCCGTGCCGAATCAATGA
- a CDS encoding phosphopantothenoylcysteine decarboxylase codes for MKCLVTAGPTYEPLDQVRRLTNFSTGHLGIELANFLTNRGHDVVLLLSESASYQGERQAREVITFSTTHDLEQKLAAFSGGNLGAVFHAAAVSDFAFGKIWSRPAAGALEEIKSGKIATRDGALLAELVPTPKIIQRLRAWFPEAKLVGWKYEVEGDRDRVRRAAEAQLRECRTDACVVNGPGYGAGFGLVTGANEWMAWATREALFAALTRDFAS; via the coding sequence ATGAAATGCCTCGTCACCGCCGGGCCGACGTATGAACCGCTGGATCAAGTCCGTCGGCTGACTAATTTTTCCACGGGACACCTCGGGATTGAGCTGGCCAATTTTCTCACCAATCGCGGACATGACGTGGTCTTGTTGTTGTCGGAGTCGGCGTCCTACCAGGGCGAGCGGCAGGCCCGGGAAGTCATCACTTTTTCGACGACGCACGATCTGGAGCAGAAATTAGCCGCGTTTTCGGGCGGAAACCTCGGCGCCGTTTTTCATGCGGCAGCGGTGAGTGATTTTGCTTTCGGAAAAATTTGGTCGCGCCCGGCGGCGGGAGCATTGGAGGAAATCAAGTCTGGTAAAATCGCCACTCGGGATGGCGCGCTGCTCGCCGAGTTGGTGCCGACGCCGAAAATTATCCAACGGCTGCGCGCGTGGTTTCCCGAGGCCAAACTGGTGGGTTGGAAATATGAGGTGGAGGGGGATCGCGACCGGGTTCGGCGCGCGGCCGAGGCGCAACTGCGCGAGTGTCGCACCGACGCCTGTGTGGTGAACGGTCCGGGATACGGCGCCGGGTTTGGTTTGGTGACCGGTGCGAATGAGTGGATGGCTTGGGCCACGCGCGAAGCGTTGTTTGCGGCGCTGACGCGAGACTTTGCTTCTTGA